The following proteins are co-located in the Bosea sp. AS-1 genome:
- a CDS encoding aldehyde dehydrogenase family protein: MNVTTDMAITREEVFGPVVTIQGYEDEDEAIRLANDTDLGLSGSIYGRDVERAYALACRVRTGQVGINGVELAPSVPFGGRKFSGIGREGGPEGLEGFLETKAVFMPVPA, encoded by the coding sequence GTGAACGTGACCACCGACATGGCGATCACACGCGAAGAGGTCTTCGGCCCCGTGGTCACGATCCAGGGTTACGAGGATGAGGACGAGGCGATCCGCCTCGCGAACGATACGGATCTCGGCCTCAGCGGGAGCATCTACGGCCGGGATGTGGAGCGCGCCTATGCGCTCGCTTGCCGGGTTCGAACCGGCCAGGTCGGCATCAATGGCGTCGAACTCGCGCCCTCCGTGCCGTTCGGTGGCCGCAAGTTCTCCGGCATCGGGCGCGAGGGCGGGCCGGAAGGCCTCGAGGGCTTCCTCGAGACCAAGGCCGTCTTCATGCCGGTGCCGGCCTGA